DNA from Gammaproteobacteria bacterium CG11_big_fil_rev_8_21_14_0_20_46_22:
ATACAATCCCGTTCATTTTAAAATGGCCTGGGGTTAATTTTACATTTCAACTTGTGTCTGTGGCTTTTGCTATAGGCTGTTCAACTATAATTTCTTGCTGACACATCTGTGTCTAGCAAGTCATTTTTTTATCTTCATATCACCGAAATATTCTTAACAACAAATATTATGAGGATTTTTCTATGAACGAAAAGAACCAATCACGCGCTTTAAACGAAAAAGCTGCGGCGCAATATATCGGCATGTCAGTATCCTATTTGCGCAAAGACCGTATGGATGGCCTGGTCGGTCAAAGAACACCTGGCCCGCGTTATGCGAAGTTGGGTAAGCGTGTTATTTATTTGCGCGATGATTTGGATGCTTGGCTTGAGCAGCATCTTGTGCAGCGTAGGCTTGATGGCTAGCAGCTGGGTGTTGATGGGTTGGTCAGGGTGGTGTAATGGATTGGCACCCCCTGAGCACCCCCAGGAAGCTGTTAAATAAGTGCGTTGT
Protein-coding regions in this window:
- a CDS encoding DNA-binding protein; this translates as MNEKNQSRALNEKAAAQYIGMSVSYLRKDRMDGLVGQRTPGPRYAKLGKRVIYLRDDLDAWLEQHLVQRRLDG